cagctgcaaactgccccagtgcatgctggaggtcatgatGTGATGAAGCCAAGAGAACcacatctgcaaaaagcagagatgcaattctgaggttcCAAAACCAGACCCCTTCATCCCCTCTGCTGCACCTTGAGAGCCTGTCCATAAATATCACAATCAGTAtcggtgacaagggacaactcTGGCCAAGACCAACATCCACCGAGAACGCATTTCACTTTAAGCCAAGTATGCGGatgcagctctcactttggtcacaTAGGGACCTGCAGCAGGTCAAGAGCTGGTCCCCTGTTTCACAGCCAGGATGGAATCCACATTGCTCCGACTGAAGCAGGGTCAACAATTACtcggagcctcctttccagcaaCTGGAGTTAACTCTTTCTAGAATGCTTTCTATAATAATGGTATTAATACCCAAAAATAGAAGGTCTTTGTCACTTGCTTAACTTCTAATATTTTTCTTCCTTGATATTTTATGACAAATATTTACTCCAAGGAACACCACAAATAACCACCCCTGATATCAGATGTGTTTATGTAAAACATTTATTGTGTGTATACAAAAAGTAGTTCAACATCAGTTAATCATGAATGAAAACTCACATTTGGCATGCCCcgcccctcccccctccccctaTATTATCACAAACAATCACATCTATATTGTAGGACAACTGGGCAGAACCAAGTCATGTAACAGTCCCTCCAGGAACAGAGGTTTGTCAGTTAGTGCATGTGCAGCAGAACAAACTGATGTGCATGCATACTAATATGCAACAATAACTCCACATGTAGTTCCaaagaaatatttttgattATCCGACTTTGGAAAAGTGTTCTATTAACTTTTATTCTGTATCAAAATTGCACCGATTGGTAAAATTAGCATCTTCAGCTTGACCAGTTCTTGTGAAAAaagagtaaaagtaaaaaagttaGGATAGGTGATTAGAAAATATTTATATTGCAGGGATtagttaaataaacattcaTTCTTGTGGTTGACCCAAGAGACTTCCTGGAGGGACCGAATTACCATCGTATTTCAGAGCCTTGTAACAATCAAAATCAGATCTGTATTAACTTAATAGTCAGTTTCGTCTAAATATGTCAGACTTCAAAGTTGGTCACTTATCAATTATCAGACAAAGTGTTGCTTTTGCCAATGTCAAAGTCACTGACCAGGTGACGCCTTTTAACTCAAAGCAGAACACTGCAGGAGTAGTGTTCGGTATCGTTTCCTCAGAATACTGAAATATATTTAAGGTAATTAACACCCAACCTTAATCATCCCAGAAATCCATAAcgctaaataaaaatgaaatatcatgTGTAAACAAATTGATTATACATAGACAAGCactctatttaaaaaaaaaaaaaaaaactagcgATGAAAAGCACAGCATACAGACACACTAGAAAAATGGGGCTTCCCAAAATGACACAAGGTGTGAGAGCAACGCTCGTACGGTGTGGTATCACCTCATACACTGTAGCATGTTGCTTTCACTCTTTATCTTGTGTGTACAATGCCAGTCACAAGGCTATTCAGTGGCCCACAACCCCCATCCACCAGATAGAGCAGTCATGCTGCTTTGCACGGTCCAAGGAGAAACAAGTCTGTCCCATCACGATCCCAGCAGAGAGAACCTGGCGACTATAATTCTGACAGAGCTGACACGAACACAAAACCACGAGTTAAACTAGTTTTATGGCTGTAAACCTACTTCCTAACACAACACTCCTTTCATACAGGAGATGCTGTCCCTGGGTGTCACTGTTGGGCTGCTCATTAAAGACTGTTAAACATTAGCCAAGAGACCTGTTCCTGAGGCAGGTCAccactcctcttcacatttTAGTGTGCACTAAAGGTTTTCATTCAAATATATCTTTAAGAAGTTTGATTTTAACTGACCACTGCTACTGACTTGGCCCCTCTGCACAACAGATCTTTGAGCAGTTCACAACAACTGCTTCTCAAAGATGTGTGTTGAGCTGCCTGGAGGAGTCGGTAGGCTTTTTAAACAGATTTTGCAATACTGCCATTAAAAAAGATTCGCCATTAcgttggttttgcttttttacactaaagcaaaaaaaatgctACCACGATGCTGCCCCAGTGTGAGACTTAAGATAGCATGCTGGCGTCCTGGAAGCAAAATAGGCTTGACATGTAACAGCAGTGTCGGCAACTACTGTGACGGCTCCTTTATTTTATACAGACATTGATTTGGCTCTATTACTACCTCTGCTGCTAGGTTAGCAGCTTAACAACAATGCCCCCCATTATACGTTCACACGTTTTATACAGTACGgcgaaaaaaacaaaacaaaacaaaaaaaaaacaaaaacaaaaaacaaatggcGAGTGAGTCAACAGCCTGCTCTCCATGACGCAGcatattttctttccactaCAGACCACACAAAGGCAGCACAGATAACTGACAACAGAAATCAAAGGGTTGTCAGTCAAAATTAAcctgtagtgttttttttttccaggatgAGTTGGCCCTGCTGCAGGGAGCTCCAACAGGTACTCACAACAGCTCTTGCTACGAACAAGTGTGTCCCAAAGGTTTGACATTCAGTTTTGAGTCTAAGCTTCAGTCCAACACCTGCCAGTTAACCACAAACCAGCAGTGTATTCAAAAGGTTGTTTTGGATTCGGGAAATCAGTTCCTGATCTGAATTGAGGatctaaggacagagggtgtcgTACGCTGGACAGACTGTAAAGcctcttgaggcaaatttgtgatttatgATATTTGGCTATTTAGATACAAAGAAAATGGACTAGACTTTTCAGCGGaagacataaataaaatattcagaaaAAATCTATCTATCCACACAAATTTGTTATAAATGGGAAACACTTAAAAGTCCTGATTTTGGAGAAAAACACTGTTCTCCAAAATCCAATTAAGACTTGCTCGATATTTTGTTTGCTATGAATTTATCATATTTCTATGGCTATACAGCGGAGGTCCTTTATCTTGAGAACTCAAACAACAGGATACAGATTGTGTTCTACTGTGTATGAAGAATGAATGAACCGCAGAAGAACAAAAGACAGccagtggtaaaaaaaaatcatcgaCATGTAGAGTACTGTTAGTAGTAAGGGAGGGGAAAATTCAGCTGCAAGACCACAGTCTGACAGAATATTTGgatccatcatcatcattgtcatcatcatcatgatccACACACTTTGCTAGTAATATTTGAAAAAGGACTCATTAAAGCAGGTCCAGAGAGGTGGAGGGCAGTAAAAAGAGTCCATTAGTCCAAAAATTCTTATATTGTCTTgaagaataaaaaacacataacgATGAGGCAATGGATAAGATCATAACTGAGTGGCTctagagaaaaaaatatataatggGGAAGTGAAAGCCAGCCGAAGGGGAAGGCTTCACATGATGGCACACTCTCTGGATGACACTTTGCCCTGTAGGGGAAACAGAAAACTTCACATTAGTGATAAtaaaatatgtatgtatatgaaCATTTTTGGAGCATTTATataacttaaaaacaaaaagggttAATATAAAGAGGAACTACTAAAAGCCTATTTTCTTATTTAGATGCAATAAAACGTCTGACAGTAACACAGTATTTACCACTATTTGTTAACAACTGCCTTGAAAGGGTTGGTGTTGTGATATTTgcgcatatccaaaaacctgttgctATGTTTGAAAGTAGCTGGGTTTCCCCTTCTGACCACAGATGTCGACTCTTCTTTTTACCATGAACCATTACTCAGCCTTGCAAACCGTTAGCGAGTTGATTTGTGTGCAAcgtatccatgacaacgcacagagGCAACCATAAACAGACAGGGGGCCGTGTTTCACAAAGTGCTGTAAAAACTGCAGTTGAGACACATATGCAGAATGTGCTGTATATGCGCTAAAAAAATACGCCTAAAACCTAAATCATATCtacatatcccacatgtcttagtgaaaaaaagttaatttggaGGAAGGCCTATTCTAGAAAATCCAAActgaatatgctgtttacatgacccgtatcaaattcagaataatgTCATATTAGGAATCAtggtggaatattagtgtgcatgtaaacatactcaCTGCTATAAATagggtggacaaaataaaagaaacaccTGTTATTGACATTCAGTTTTCACATGCTTTTCTCACAGGTTAATCTGGCAGGAAAAACAAGTCCACTCACCGTCTgtgcctcttcctcctcttcctctccattcTCTACCTCCACCTCAGTCTTGGTTACGCTCCTTGTGGCCACCTCCTGTAGGACAATCAGTCAACACGTTTCAAAACAGAAACACCATACTACCAAGCTCAACAGCCCTCACCAAAAATAACACATGAGAACAACATTCAAAATGTAACATGAGGAAGTCTGCGCTCCAAATCAATATAAATCAGTACAATCAGCCATGCATGGATATCTTTACCTCGCCATCAGCGTTGATCAAAGTGGTAACTATGTCATTTCCTGTGCCCCAGGAAGTCTGACTCTTCCACAACAGGTCAGTTGGTGGACTGTGGGCCACACCAGCATCAGCAGACCACACCTGTATACACAGTGCAggtaaataaacatgtttcgaCTCAGcagctagatggcactcaaacatacacacagagaaataacGTCAGCTGAAACACTAAGAGCTTTTCAGCTGGCTTCTACCCCATGGAAAGGTATGAAATGGTTGTTTGATCTCTGACTCAACCTTAGATCTCAAATAGATCCCATTCACCCCCAGCTCTCAGACATTCTCTTATACATGATATTACTCACTGTGACTGTCTGTCCAGCCTTGAGGACAAACTTTGGGGAGAACTTGTAGATGATCTCTTCCCCGTTGTCAACCTGTCTCTTCAACCTCCAGTTGCCCAGCGGCTGGTCCTGCAAAACATAGGAAAGCTTAACATACAGGATATACTGACACCAAACCTCAGAAGGCTGCTCTCTGCTGACTTTATCACAGTTTTTATTCAACCCTACATGACGATGATTCAATAAATCCAACCTTGATAATgtcattttcagtgtttgttgcaACTATGTGACTGCTGGTGATCGGCACCCTGTCTTACACACCTGCTCAGTGTCATTGGCCAGTGTGACTGCgtttccatccatgtcagtgggCGATATGGTGACGGCTCCGCTAGCGGTGGCTTCTTCAGACACCAGCAGCTGCCCTTCTCCTCTTGCCACCTCTGCCGCATCCTTAGCCTCTGCTTCCACCCTCTTCCTCTTGGAGGAGCGGGAGGAGGAAGAGCCTGTTATCCTGGAAACAGTGACTCGAGGTGATGGGCTGGGGGACAGCTTCAGCCTGAAAGAAGCACAACAGAAGGGGTCTGAATACGAACAGACGCATTATGTATTCCATAGTCTggcatgcacctccccagaaatctAACTACACATCGCAGCAAACCTCCcatttagtttttttcttttgtgaagACTATAaatcctggctttatatgagtagaggaggTCTGCTAggcactaggctaatttatgcaacagAATATGTCATAGGCTTGTACTAACAATGTTAACAATTTGTgtatgtggagaaaatgtgtctaATAAAAGACAATTGATTTGTGgatgaaccttgtgagttataatggagccgaattttgtaatgtacctttgttaaatgttgctgttgttcctggcttcacTTGAGTTGAGAAAAActccgctagccactaggctaatttatgcagtgtaaaatgtcataggttTATGCTAATaccgttagcatgttgtatttgtggggaaaccCCCCGGCAAAAGACAGGAGTTTTGTTCTtgaatcttgtgagttataatggagccgTGTCTTTAAGGGTTTGTTGgttgaatcaatcaaacttaACTACACTTCACATGAACTTAACACAGTGGCATAGAAACCCAATCAcgaactagtgttttggaggtgtaataccacagagacacagacacaccaccatcTAAGCATagatgctcacaacagcataggCCACTTACATTGGCTATGGTGTAAGCTCTGCATAGCCTAcacacaactataaatcagCCTTAAGTCAAAGAGGTGTAATGACTGTTATCCAAATAACAATGACTGACAACCTGGGAGAGACTCTGGCATGATCAAACTGTCTGTCTTGAGCTCCCTTTCACCTACAACAATTAGCAGTTTCAcatagtgtatgtgtgtatccaaggtgtgtgtgtgtgtgtgtgtgttgtacctaTGCTCCTCTCCCTCCAGCAGTTTCCTGTATGCATTAATCTCCATATCTAGGGCAAGCTTCACGTCCAGCAGCTCCTGGTATTCACTGAGCTGAGCGTTCATCCTTTCTCTCAGGTCACTCATCTCTTGTTCTTTTCCTTCCATGGCACGGCGGTGCTTGTCTCTCTCTGCAGACAGAATTTCCTCCAGCTCTCTGATGCGATCCTCTGAGTTGGCCAactgcacatacaaacacacacatcagaccAGCATAACCTACAATTCATAAAGCTAATTAGCATTCAGTTCCTGAAGTTGACGATAGGCGAACTGTGagatgtgtgtgtacaggtgGTCTTAAAGGTGTACCTGTTTCTGCAGGGCGCTCAGCTGATACCCAAGACCCTCTATTCTCACACGGGACTCCTGCAGCTCCTCCCTGGCTGTGCTCATTGCCTTGTCATTAATCTCTGAGGACACCTTGGCGTTATCCAACTAGAATGAGAACAAGACAGACTTTGTGTGAGTGTCAGAGCATTGAAAGATAAAGaggtggaaaaaagaaaaagatttgtTTCTCACCTTGGCCTGGAAGGTTTGTTCCAGTTCTCCCTTATAGAGAGAGACTTGCTCATCATGTTGCCTCCTTAGGTCCTAGtgggaaaacacaaacaaaattaacGCCAAGTGTCAAATAAAGAATTTATGTAATTATGTAAAATCTATGCAACATTTAAGACTCATGTAATGGAAACTTTAAGGCCTCTGTACTATGTGCCACCAAGCAGGAAAAATGTGAAGTAATCttgcattttatgtcttgtcAGGATATCACAAGCACAAGTGCCTCACATGACGTTAACTCTTTGCCAGTGTGTAACAAGCTGTGAGTACTTCACTTGATGTCCAAGGACATGACTAGATTAGATGGCCCAGACTGCTTTGTCAATCTTCTGATGATGCTAGTCAAAGATCCCTGACCTCGGCTGTTGTCTGTGACTATAGGTATCTGACATCTCTTGTGTTCAGGGCTCACTTTTCGCACACAGCTCAATCTTGACTGTTATGAGTCCGTGTGCGGGTGCTAAATTAAACTTACAGAGAGACAAGTTTCTGACTCAATGTGTTTTGTCTAGTAGAAACTGCCACCACAATTCCTTTTTACTGATATTACAGTGTACATAGATATATATTGTTTATATTTCCCAGTCTTTCCACAGATATGACAACAGCTACTATAAATGAATTCCCCAACATACCTGTAAAGCTTGTGCCAGTTTGAACTCAAAGTCCTGTCGGACTCCAGAATCCACCTCCACTATCCTCTGCTCCTGGCGACGCCGAGACTCACGCACCTCCTAAAcacaaggaggaagaggaagagtgcGACTGTGAGATGCCTCAGAAATCCACATGAATTCTTACTTCTGTCAGATAAACTTAAGAGAAAAAATTGCCAATATTTGCTACATGAATCATTGCTGCCATGTTAGTTGATAATGGAAATAATGAATTGTGGCTGAGCACATGTCAATGCCCTCACACACTATACACACACCCCTTACCTCTTCAAACATGCTCTTCCTGAACTCCAGCTCCTCACTCAGGGATTGACAGCGGTTCTCCAAGTCTACGCGCATCAGGGTCTCTGCCTCCAGCTGCCGCTTAGCAACAGCATGGCTGTCCTCTGCCTGCAGGAAATATTAGCACATGGAAACTCAACACATGTTTGACTGACCCATCATGAACAGACTGTGGTAGAAGACCTGAAAAGATTTAAATATCAGTCTGGATTCTGGTCTCATTTTGGGCCAAGATTTGAGTTCATTAGATTCCTAACCTCTCTGGAGGGTACTGAAGCACTATCTCTCATTAAAAGAGTTTTTTCTTCAGACTAGTTAACCCTTTTTAGTTTCTTTCTACCCTCCTTTCTTCCCAACAGAAAACCTTGCAGTACACACCTTAGCCAGCAGGACCTTGACATCAGCCAGCTCAGAAGTCAGAGCAGCGTTCTGACTTAAAGCTGTAGCAAGAGATGCTTCACTCTTGTTCAGCTGGCTTTCCAAACCACTGGCCCTGGACAACGCCGCGGCAAGATCGCTGTCCTTCTTCTTGGCACTGGAACACATGGACAGAATGAGAAGAAGACAGATGTTAATATTCCAAGTGGCCTTCTCAAACAATGTGACCTGCGCGATAATAAGTTGTACTGTATCATATCACCTGCGTGTGGCTTCTTCCAGGTCAGCCTGAGCCTTGCCCAGGTCTATCTGCAGCCGGGCTCGCTCTTTCGCAGTTTCATCCAAAACCCGTCGAGCATCAGCTAACTCTGCCTCATACAGAGACTTCAGGCCTGTCACCTAAAGAGATGGACACACAAATTCATTATAGGATGATTTGGCTtgctggaaaaagaaaaattacaaTTCACTTTGCTTTATTTCACAAGTATAAGCCACTCAGAATCAATCCTGCTTTCCCATGAGTCCTGGGTACATATTAAACAGTTCATATAATTTGTTCAAGAGTTCTGATGTCCAGATTTCAGTTTACAGCTGAATTAGGGCTGCATGGTATATGTGATAGACGGTAGAAAttatataaatttggcccatggtagagatttgcgctctaccatcctatcgtcgatgatgtcaccgcacctgcctcagtgtgaaaatggctgcaagtacagagacagcggagcaagaggagctggttcacgtccgtgatttagcgtagcacgtgcaacatgtgttgctggagaacttgtgagtgagtgagttaacgttttatgaacagccccggacttctcagactcttttagcgacttaccgctcagagggaactcattcagcgtctcctctggcagcagcacagcgtctctctctctcctctcttgccgTGCGCACatgggagttggttttcggaaagagattttgtcataaacctttggtaatgtaaacctatgtgacgctaggggctccacaaaaaactccatatgtgaatgtgtgatagttgtggtatcataacagcctgtcacaggttacagcctgatgattagaggagaaatggcagagcataaaggtccaggtggaaaaaacacaactcagtcatttaggattttgctaaaagaaggaaatcaccttttgatatagatcccaggggacattttgtacCATAGAGtgctgggttttaattttgagttttgagatctgcattctgcacaataaatgctctaaaaaatacattatatctttgcttttgttgttttttttttttatcaatttagctttgctaagggactacaaaacccattcagaaacacttctattataacttttacacttaaatttataccgcgatatatactGTTActgtgaagggattcgatttataccgtgatatgaattttaggtcataccgcccagccctaagcTGAATGCCTATAGACTAATTTTCTCCCTTGTAGACCCTGCTAGTTCCAGATAGAGGCTTTACAATACTGCAGGCTGCTTCTGAACGCAGCCTTTTTGGTGGCAGGGATTTCCAAGAGATGCAGATCCCACCTCTCCAGATGCTTTGCCACTGAGCTAACTTTATGCAGTCATTAGTGGCTGGTGGTAGAGCTAACAGTTCTGTTAGGTACAGGAGGGCAGGGGGCAACGTGCTGCACAGACTTAAATACCACAGTCAGCAAAGGTACTTCAATTCTGTCCACTATGCTGTCTATACCAGCCATTTATAGAAGTTTGTCAGTCTTTATATAGCCTTTCAGAGTGTGGCCTATACTGAGACATGCAGCCCTGCTGATCACTTGCTCAATCTGGTCTAACCCTGTTCTGTGCATAGGGCACTGTGCATAGTGATGAGGACTTCTCAAATGTCTTCAACATCTACAAATGCCTTTGCTTTCTTTATTACTCCCTGACCAGCaacaatttcttttttaataaacttAGTTTTATGCAGCTTCCACTATGGGCAAGGATCCAGTGTCAGGATTAACAGATTGCAAACTATTTTCTAAACCGAGGGCCTAAATTCTAATTACTTGCAGTAATTTGACTGAACTTCCAGTATAGTTTTCAACAATATATTAGCTATACACACGGTCATTTAAGCCCAGTTTGCCTGCCGTTTGCTCTCAGACACAGCGCAGCACTTGTGCTGAACCATAAGAGCCACATGTGCTTTCAGGCAGCTGCCAGCAAACGTCCTCAGGATGGCGCGGAGAAGGACCGTTAGTCCGGATCTGTGTTTCGACTTAAAAATGTCAGAGAATAGCTTCTCACAAAAGAATGTGCTTCAAAACAGACACAAGACCTGCTTGATAAATTTGGGCAGCTGTGGGGCGGGGGAAGAACACTCCCTCACATCTTGTTTACACACGCAAACTCACAGTTACAGCCTTCCCAAGAGCCTGAAGCATACGGGTGTGTTTAGTTTTGAGCGTGTAATTTACAtactcagctctgattggacagtTACTTTCTACTATTGCCTTTGTACTGGTGCACAACAAAGTACTTTATGTCCTGTTGTTCATACCTAGCCAAACTGTTTGGTTGAGAAGTTGCACAGTTAGATGCAGCttactaaatgttaaatgttaaaggaaaagaaaaaaaaagtcaaattttaagtgtgtatgtgagtgtgtgttttagggGCGGGGGTGGTGTGGCCTTTATTGAACAGTTCAGTTGAGGCTAGGAGGCAGACAGGAAAGtgggggagacagagggagtgtgACGTGCAACaaaggctggagttgaaccagcAACTTGGCACTTATGTGGCATGAACCGAAACTATTCGGAAACCAAGGCTCTCTAGCctgcttcatttatttttcaagacCTGTGCTGGGACAGCATTGTAGATAATGATAGATATCTCTGGTGCAAGTACTGCAGCGGGGAGGAGATCATGAGACATACCATTAGTAACAGCTCACTGGAGCACTCAGTGTATAGTCAGACCAAAAGACATTCCACCTACACATGACCAGCAAACACAACTTTGTTCCTACACAGGCAGAAGAcggtaaaaaataaatcacatatACACGATAAGGCGGTGGTGGGGGGGACTGTACTTTGTAACATCTGCTGTACCACAATCCATGTGACAAAAGACAAAGTAATTACTTCTGCAATAACCAGAATTGTAAAACCCTGTCTCACAGCATTATACACCACTGTTCAGTGATTTGGCCTATCTGGATCGTACTTATTGAGCCTGTTTATACCTGGGTTTCTCAGGTGATgcgatcacaagtggacagctctaaaCACAAGTGTAC
This sequence is a window from Epinephelus lanceolatus isolate andai-2023 chromosome 6, ASM4190304v1, whole genome shotgun sequence. Protein-coding genes within it:
- the lmnb2 gene encoding lamin-B2; this translates as MATASVTPSREAGRSAASTPLSPTRISRLQEKQDLQHLNDRLAVYIDRVRSLELENDRLMVKVSEKEEVTTREVTGLKSLYEAELADARRVLDETAKERARLQIDLGKAQADLEEATRSAKKKDSDLAAALSRASGLESQLNKSEASLATALSQNAALTSELADVKVLLAKAEDSHAVAKRQLEAETLMRVDLENRCQSLSEELEFRKSMFEEEVRESRRRQEQRIVEVDSGVRQDFEFKLAQALQDLRRQHDEQVSLYKGELEQTFQAKLDNAKVSSEINDKAMSTAREELQESRVRIEGLGYQLSALQKQLANSEDRIRELEEILSAERDKHRRAMEGKEQEMSDLRERMNAQLSEYQELLDVKLALDMEINAYRKLLEGEEHRLKLSPSPSPRVTVSRITGSSSSRSSKRKRVEAEAKDAAEVARGEGQLLVSEEATASGAVTISPTDMDGNAVTLANDTEQDQPLGNWRLKRQVDNGEEIIYKFSPKFVLKAGQTVTVWSADAGVAHSPPTDLLWKSQTSWGTGNDIVTTLINADGEEVATRSVTKTEVEVENGEEEEEEAQTGKVSSRECAIM